The Quercus lobata isolate SW786 chromosome 4, ValleyOak3.0 Primary Assembly, whole genome shotgun sequence genome segment agcATTGAAAGCCATAGATGTACATTGCCATTGAAGTAGATGACCCCTAAAGATTAAAATCAAGGCTGGAGTACTTCAAACACCAAGAGAATTAGTTTTGATATTTCCATAGATAGTTATAATAAAGGGAGGGGGTTTTAAAACATTGATTCTCCTAGTAAGAGAATGGACCATGTCATTGAGTTATATGATTTTTGATACTCCAAacaaatagaatttaaaattcaCTGTCTAAAATTGTTCAACAACCTGATTATACTGGATTTCCACATTGCTATGTAGAAACCGGGTCAAATTCTCCATTTCATTcagaaaaaaagaattcaatCTTTCAATACCAGGTTAAGGTATAACCGTGTTTGAAGATCTGAATGTAGCAGGTGTCGAAGTAGTGGTTCGCAACTCTCATGGAGAAATAAAGGCAGCCTTATCCGAGATTGTTCCCATGCCATCTTTCAGTGGTAGTTCTTGCAGCAAGAAGAGCAGTCCACTTTGTTCAGGAGCTGGATTTGCACAGTTCAACCTTCAAGGGTAGTTTAGAAATTTTGATAACTGCTATATACGAAACGGTTATTTACCTCAACCATATTATGGTCATCttgttaaagatattttgtCCTCAGCTAATTCTCTCCAAAACTATTCTTCCTCTCGTACATTTTAGCAAGGCAACACGTTGGCTCATTTTTTAGCAAAGAAAGCGAGATTTTCTTTTCCTGCTTTAGTTTAGATGGAGTTCGTTCTTCCAAATATTTATAAGGTTTTTGTATATAACTATTTAGCTATTTAGCTATCCACTAATATTCCCTCCATGGttgcttctttaaaaaaaagaaaaaaagaaaaagtcaaggTATAACCTTATAAGCCCGTCTAAGTCTAGAAATTCGGTCTATTTATTGGATTTAATTCAactaatcacaatttttttttatgaaacaagAATCAAAGCATCCACAATTGACTACTATTTTGAGTATATATTTTCCTCAAAATCCAGCACCAGAATTAccccaaaataaatattaagaaaCAACATCTCAGCAAGTCCCACCAATATATCATCAATATGTTCCTTATTATAATGCCTTAAATCAAgataccaaaatttttgaataagTCATGGCTAaaattaggggtgtcaatttgGGTTAGcatgtcgggttcgtgtcgacTAAATACCTCAACCTGAACCTGACTCATTTAACAATCATGTAATGGttcttcaaccctaacccgacctgaTAATGAAGTGGGTTGACATGACCTGACCCACTTGACATGCTTAATAAACGGATTATGTTGGGTTAATACAAATGtgacacaacccatttcaacccgcttaatattaaatttaacatCCATAtggaaataagttctttacatcTCGAAAGTAATGCATatacttcaagtcttcaacccacattcaaaataatatagttcaacaaaaatataacatcaatctagaaataagttatttacactccaaaagaagtgtaTACACTTCAACTTAAATTCAatataacatagttcaacaaaaatataatatccatAGAACTCGCCAAATGTTAAGTATTAATATTGAAAGAGTTAGTGCAAACAGTAGATTGATCATGACTAGGGTTTATAAAGTTTTAATTTACTATTATATcacttgtaagtttttgtaattactcacttttttttttaaagtttaaaatataggttggatataaaaaatatttaacaattttaaaataaaatgaatatttatttgttatacgagttaaaagGGTTGTGTTAAATGGGTCATTTTTGGGTTGActcaaataaattggcgtgttaAACGTGTCTATTGTGGATCACACGAGTTGACCCGTTTATGACACATTTTTTATTGTGTCACTTTTGAGTCGACtcatttatgacccaaactcACTAAGGCCTAACCCTAACTTGCAAAAATCCGTGTTGTGTTCGCTAGTTGGGTCAAAAATTGACACCCCTAGCTAAAACTCACAAAACTTTTAACGAAGCTGCAAATTGTCACATGCCTACAGCTTTGTCAAGTCTTAAGGCCATGGTTTAAGCCCAGAGTTGTCATGGAAAAGCTTGGGAACTTGTGATTTGGAAGGCCAAAACTTGTATTCAAACAACTCCAATAGTCCTTGAAATTGATATTGCAAAAAGAGCTTGAACTTGATTTGGGCTCTTGAAAAGAGGcttaggttgtgtttggtttatgtaaaatatttccAGAAATGCTATTTacgggaaaggaaaatattttcaagtgtttggttgcattatgaaaaaatgctttggaaaatattttctagtgtttggttgtgttgctgaaaataatataaaaaacacattttcttcttcttcctcacattttctcacattttctcagctcccaaaaaaatatataatcccATTTCTCAATAGATAAACacagaaacaaaacccaaccaaaaaaaattcatcaaatccggtcaaattcatcaaaacccaaccatttCTCTGTGATCTCAATGCGATCGATGCCGTCTCGGTGCAATCGGTACCATCTTGGTGAGATCTTGGGGTGCGATCTCGGCGAAGTCGAATGCGTGATCTGGGCTCTGGGTTTGCCGGCGAAGTCAAAGGGTGCGATCTAGGTGCGAGATCGCGCGGCGTGGTGCTGCGATCGCGATCGGCGGGGTGCCTTCGCGCCGATCGTGATCGCAGCACCGCGTCAATCAGACTCGGTTCAAAAGGGAAAGGgagatcgagaaagagagagatcggcGGTGTGGCGCGGTGCTGCGATTGCGATCGGTGCGAAGGCGAGATTGCGATCGACACGGTGTTGCGACGATCAAACCCGGTTCACTCtccctactctctctctctctgccgtTCCGCTGAgtcgttctctctctctctttctccctttgcGCATCTCAGTTCCAGAAgtgatttgaaggtaaaataaaaacggaAATACTTTTCCGGAATTAGAGGGCTTATTTTATGGTCAACGGAAAATAATTTCCGTTTGACCCAATTTTCCGGACCAACCAAACAGCCTATTTtacggaaaagcatttccggaagtgattttcgcccaaaacaaacacagccttagacACCCAATCACTCATTTTGGTCTTTAGTAACAATGGGCCTTCCTCCTCTCCCctgtaaaaagtaaaattagaatttaatacTTCATTCGAGATTAAAACACACGAGCCTATGAATGTTAAAGCCCATTGCCTAGGTTGGAAAAAACCACTCCCACACTtggtttttccctttcttttccattttgtttttttgctcaaaCTTGGTCCTTTAACCTATATATAGGTATTAGAAGGAACACAAAATCATGCTTATACATGTTTAAAGTGCTTTCCAGGGTagtaaaaatagttttagctCAAAATATTAGATCATTTGTCTGTTTATCCATTGttttcaactctctctctttctctctcatacaagtttatttataaacaaaataaactataaaaataaattcatctaATCATCCATACTCTTAGTAACactaagattaatttttttgatttccttcatatctttgcaaattaataacaattgtgtttgatttctttctttaccttttaattgtgggtcatggaaaaagaagaagagtagtACAATTGATTATAAGGATGAGATCACTAGTATGAACTCCCTTGTCCTTTACaatattcctttaaaaaaaaaaaaaaaaaaccttctcatTTATCTAATGAGAAATTGTATTGACTATCTCTCTGAACACCATcatatttaccatttttattatgcactaatCATAACATATATTACTTGTGAAAATAGTTGTGTTCCTAAACCTATTGTTATCCAAAActcacttgaaaaaaaaagggataagagcactagcatcaagtgtgctaaatgctaattttttagcatttagcacactaaacataaaaaaaccTCCCACATCAAATATTACAAATGACtaaatggtaaaaaatttagcattgaTAAATAGTACTGTATGGCATCAAGGTACCCGGATCCAGTTGGGCCTTGGGTTCAGGCCCAGCAGCATGGCTCATGTCTCCAATCTCTTTCTACTCTACCCTTACAAACTACAAGCCCAAGTATCATCACCTGACCATTGCTCGGCATAACGTTcccaaataataaagaaagactaaaatccgAACACACCATAGCATGTTCGGCAGTTCTTAGGAAACATCACTACCAAGCATTCCTACTtaagttggaaccaagttccaaggtcACATTCGCCACATTCCACCCCCACCTAACCACCCACTTACAACTGATGATATTGGACCCCCAATTGCACTAACTATAGTTGTAATCATAGTCTCTCCACTAATCCAGAGCTATAAATATAAgaagatgaaaaggaaaaaggttTTGTTGAAAGGTtcacaaaaaatagagagtagagagaaacAATGAttcagaaagagagaggagaaactacgttgagtctctgtgccgagaacgacccaaagtagaAAATCCTAAGTCCACCTTATAAGTAAGTTGTGAACCCAAGTAAGGTCAAGTCCAATAGCCTCATTTCCGGCGTGCACAATTGGTAGAGAGAAATAGTGattcagaaagagagagaaaaaactacGTTGAGTCTCTGTATCGAGAACGatccaaagtaggaaatcctaagcCCTCCTTATaagtaagttgtgagcccaagtgagctCAACCCTAATAGCCTCATTTCCGACGCGCACAAGTACAATTctaataatagaaataaaaattgtaaaacttttgaatgtttttaaattttacctctctctctctctcggtggtTTGTGGCGATTTTTTGTTGGGGTTGTTGTGTGgatatttttttatgggttgATTTTGATGGGTTGCAGTGAGTCGTTGGTGGTGGTTTGATCTTTGTGGTTTTGGTGGTCTAGTGGAATGGGTTTTGGCTGGATTTAGATGTGGGTTAAGGTGATTCAATGGGTTCAAATTGGTTTTGGGTGGATTGTGGTGGCTGGCTTGCTACTACTTGCGGAAAGcgtggtgatttttttttttttttaaagttagaaatttttttaaaaagttattttaataaGTGATATGCTAAAGTAATAGATGTAATGCAGGGTTTATTATAAAGTAAAATGTTAAAATGGATAAAGTAAACTTTTGTTAGgtaaaaatagaatatttttttttttttggttgcaactGGTGCTCTAAAGACTAAAAGACAAAACAGTTCGTGCACTTATTAATCAACATtatcataacaaaaacaaaaccatataGGCTGCAATGTCTCAAGGTAATACGTCTCAGTTAGTCCAATTACACTTGTCAAATCAGATAAAAATCTAACACAATAtagattttttggaaaatgctaaagatcaaaaaaccaaaaaaagacaaaaaaatgtGGCCAGCAAAACAGACTATTGACTATTAATACCTGAAAGAAAACGCAAAGAATCTAAAGAGTCCTAGTTTTGATCGAAGTCTAGGGaggaaagaagcaaaagaagcaaaaacatGGAAGCAAACCCAATTCTAATGGCGAAGATCACTGTATCAGTGGTTATAGGAGGGTTTATAGTGTTGTTAATGGCACTCTATAACCTTTTGGTTTTGAAACCAAAACTTCTCGGAGCTAAACTTCAAAGGCAAGGTATAAGGGGACcttctccttctttcttctttgggAACATCCCTGAAATGAAGAGAATTCAACTCCAAGTTCATTCAACACCAAAAACTACTGCTACAAAGGAGTATGATCACCCTGATGCTATTGCTCATGACTGGCCTTCCACTCTCTTCCCATATTTGGAGCAGTGGAGAAATAAATATGGTACCTCACTTGtcatttcctttcttcttcttcttctctctctctaactacCAAAGTAGGTTGAAATATAGTTTAGGgagttgaaaattaaaatagcaGTAGTCATAGAGGGTGTAGCTCAGATTTTAGACAACTTTTGATGTCTTAATATTCCAATTGTAATTAGAGTTATAAACTTTTGTAGTCCATACTTATGACAATGACCTTGTATTTGTACCGGatggttctttttgtttttgcttctttattatatttctccAATAAAAGCATTgttcagaaaataaattaataataaaagttggtaCTTTTCtgtttcaaatgttttttttttccacttttccaATAGGTGAACTTGGACATGGATAGGGATTTGGGAATGGGAATTATAGTAGATTTCATTTTAATGATGAATGCACATTTTTACTTGTAACAAGTTGAAGAAACAATGGCATGTTTTGTCATATAGCAAATACTTTCCTCTGTTTTGTAATCTTTAGCAATTAGTCCAAGACATGCCTAGAATATTAACAATGGACCTCTTGAAGATCATATGATCAAAATATGCATATCAAcactaaatcaaaatcaaaatcttaaatttatctttttcaaccttGCTCACCTAGCTAGTATGCATTGGTGGCAGGACCGATATTCTTATATTCATCTGGAAACATACAGCTATTATGCATAACAGATCCAGAGATGGTGAAGGAAATCAGCCTTTGCACTTCTTTGAACCTTGGAAAACCTTCTTATCTATCCAAAGATCGTGGGCCGCTTCTGGGCCAAGGCATTCTGTCGTCAAATGGCGCAATTTGGGCCCATCAAAGGAAGATTATTGCTCCTGAATTGTACATTGATAGGGTTAAGGTAAATTTCACTTATTATAGGCAATGTAATCCTCTACAAAGACATAATCTGAAACCATTCTTTTATtacgttttattttttatttttgttattaactAACTAACCTGAAACcagttttgtcttttttttttgggatagtcCAGTTTTGACAATATTAATATGCCATTTTACATGAACAAAACTCAGAAACAATCCTAAAGCACAATATTGTCTCAGTTTCCTGATTGTTTGAGTCAAGATTGCGTTATACTGTTGGTAATTCAATGCCTCATCATACTAAGCTTTAGATTAATTAGTCACTACTATACCATCATTTAATAAATCTCTATAGACTAAGGCTAGGTTGTTGTTGTAAACTTTTATACTGCTAGAAATAATATGTGCATTTCTTTCTGAAGGGCATGGTAAACCTAATGGTGGACTCAACAACCTCAATGCTAAGAAGTTGGGAGAGTAGAATTGAAAATGAGGGAGGGATTGCAGACATTAAAATCAATGAGGATTTGAGAAGCCTATCGGCAGATATAATATCAAGAGCCTGTTTTGGAAGCAACTATTCCCAAGGGGAAGAAATATTCTTAAAACTCAATACTCTTCAAGGAATCATGTCCAAGGGAAATGTTGGAGTTCCTGGTTTTAGGTATGGTAACATTTTGAATCCATTGATCTTaataacaaagaatagaaaactATAACATTGACAAATTTTGGTTTGTTGTTTGTGAACATCTTTAATTGACTAGTGTTCTTATAGCCTAACGATACGTCCCTTTCTTATAAAAGAGTAGGATTTAGATTAAACACTGGCCTAAGGATTTAGATTCAACCCTGGCCTTCTATGGGTCGAGGATTTATGAGATAAGAAAACTAGGGGTATCTCTATTCTTTTATAAATGGGGTTGGAGGGAAAGAGAACATTGCTAGGGATGATTATTcctaaatttttcaaaatggatGTTATGTATATTTTATAGATTCTTGCCGAGCAAAAACAATAGAGCTATGTGGAAACTTGAAGAAGAGATCAACTCAATGATATTAAAGGTGGTAAAACAGCGCACTGAAGCATCATATGAGAAGGATCTTTTACAAATGATTCTTGAGGGTGCCAAAAGTAATAATGACTATTATGGCCCATGTGACAAGTTCATTGTGGATAATTGCAAAAACATATACTTTGCTGGCTATGAGACCACTGCCATCACAGCCTCATGGAGCTTGATGTTACTGGCTGCACATCCTGAATGGCAAGCTCGTGCTTGTGCTGAGGTGCTCGAAATAGTTGGGGATAGTCTACCAGATGTCGACATGCTCCGAAACATGAAAACggtatgtatttttctttaaaatttataattctaGTTACTGTATGATAGTACTATTAGTTTTAGCTATTTCTGTATTTGATTTTATCAAGTTATCTTCCAAGAAAACACTCCCACTACATATGGATGCATGTTAATTCAGAATATCCCAGCaaacaagagagaaaaagaatgcATGTAGGAGTGTATTATATGGTGCTTCTGTGCATATAGTATATATTTAGAAGAATGCTTCTGCACATATATTGGTGTCATATGCACTTATAAATGTAAGATTGCCTTAGAATTGGAGGTGGTGCCTGGAAAAACGTTCAAGAATAAATTTTCATACCCCATTGAAGTATCATCAGAAAAGTGACTTCTAATGGCTAGTAACATGATTGAATATTCTTCCCATAATTATGCCTTTgaggttcaattttttttttttttttttcatttaatttcaCACATAAAGAACTTGATGCATCAGTTACCAAatattacaaggagagattgacACCAATGCCTCACAAATTCTGAAACCGTGTACTCAACATTGAGAAATTAATACATGAGAGTTGACACACCCATTCATTGACTAGGTTCACTAACCTTGTATTTGACGGCAGTTGACAATGGTGATCCAAGAGACATTGCGTCTTTACCCACCTGCAGCTTTTGTGAACAGAGAGGCCCTGGAAGACATAACATTCAAAGACATGATGATCCCAAAAGGCATAAACATTCAGATTCCAATCCCAATATTACAACAGCACTATGATTTGTGGGGACCTGATGCACACAAATTCAATCCAGAAAGATTTGCTCATGGAATTGTTGGGGCTTGTAAGACTCCCCAAGCTTATATGCCATTTGGAGTAGGGTCTCGTGTCTGTGCTGGCCAACACTTTGCCATGACAGAACTGAAGGTGATTTTATCTCTCATTCTATCCAAGTTTTGCTTCTCACTATCGCCGGCATACCAACACTCCCCTGCATTTAGGTTGGTTATTGCACCTGAACATGGAGTTCCTCTCCGTGTGAGGACAGCTTGACGTTTCCTAGCTTTGACAAAGGCTTTGgtggataaaagaaaaaaaaatatatgagagAGGTTGTGGACTATTTTTACCATATTTATGTactaaagaaagaaagcaagGGCACCTTCGATGCACACATCACATGCATCATTACTATTTAGAGAACTTGTAATTAGTTCCTTCGGTTTTTACTTTGTTTCTTACTGATAATAAATATTTGAAGCAATGATTAAGAGCAGTGGGGATGCTAGAATTTGCAGAAATAGGAGTCATGGTCTAATCCTGTAATGCTAAGCAATTTCTAATGTACATATGAAGATGGAAATTCAAAATCTTGAATCTTATGAACTGTTCAACAACCAGGATATGCTggatttaaaagaataaaaattttgattcatAGGCACCCCACACTTCTGCCCCCACCCAcgacctccaaaaaaaaaaaaattgaaagccaTAGATGAACATTGCCATTGAAGTAAATAACTCTAGTTCCTTCATTGGACTTAGGTACCCCTAGAGTATAGTGAAATGACGTTACCTCCTTTCACATCCATAATAaacccaccatgaatttaataattgaatCCTATCATGCATGTGAGAGTAATGAGCACTATTGATCGTATTCCAAGAGTTATTCCATTTTCAATGACTCCTAAAGATTAAAATCAAGGCTGGAGTActtcaaaaaccaaaagaactaattttgaaaattcaataattatagtTTTAAACCTTGATTCTCCTAAACAGAGAATGGATTAAGTCATTGAATTACATGACTTTTGATATTGCAGTCAAATAGAATTAAAATTCAGTCTAAAATTGTTCAACAACATGATTATACTGGATTTCCACATTGCTATATAGAAACCGGGCGAAATCCTCCACTTACATTCAGGAAAAAGAATTCAATCTGACAACACTAGGTTAAGGTTAACCGTATAAGCCTGTCTAAGTCTAGAAATTCGGTCCATTTATAATTCTAGTCAATACCAGAACAACGCTCAAACAAAATTTGAtaccaaaattaacaaatatatagaGAGGGGTTAGTCTCcatttggttgttgagaaaaactaaggaaaaaataaaataaaattttgaacaactTCATAGGttactttataattttttttattataaattttgaaaaaagcgGAACTTGAATAGCTCGAAAACAATTACATGGACATTGGACACTAACAAAGTAAAGGGTCTTGGTTCCCCAGTCCACCCCCACATGTTAAAAGATACTCTAAAACATTGctaggtgatttttttttaaaagaaaaaaaagaagaagaatggttttttgtaaattgtaatcCTTGAAGTTTATAAGGAAGATTTTGAGTTAATGATGTAGGATGAAatctacaatttaattattataatttattagttttggtatttaatttgtaatttttgttattttaggtttagggttattatttccttgtttttaggtgcttttaatactttttaagTCAAACTTGGTTCCTGTTAttgttaggtatcaattaggagttattttgaaatatattttcttgtctgtcaagttttacaGAACCCTTTAATAGGCCCCTAagtttgtatatgtttttggaacaattattcaatcaataaaattcagatttttgtctttttattctttgataGATTCCAGACATTTGCTCCCTGTGGATTCAAGGAACCTTTGTGGATTTGAGGTTATTTTTTAGaagtaaatatattttgtttcttgttttctaaaAGTAGACGCGTTCTACTTCTTGACGCTTCCACATCCTGCATCAGTTGGTATCAAAGCCTTAACATACCTTGGTCTGATGGCTAATCGGCGAGACGGCGACCACCACAACAACGACGACGGCAACGACGTCGACAACACATTCCTTACTAGGGTTGAGTTCCTTGATTTTCGTGATGAAAATTAACAATTTCGTGAAAAGAGTTAGCAAATTATAGGCAAAATCAAGCAAATGATTGCTACTCTTCTTGCTAGAAAATCATCTCACAACAACAATGATCAATATATTCAATGACACACTCCCTACTACAAGAAAATTCCATTCTTTGACGGAGATATGTTTAAGTTGGATTTTATTGACTAGCTTCTTGATTTGGAagtgtattttaatttttggaagatttgtgaTGAAGAAAAAGTGCAGCTTGCATCTAATAAATTGGATGATGAAGCAGAGGAATGGTGGGAAGACATTCAAATCGATAGAAAGCGATGAGGTAAGCATCCAATCCACTCTTGGCAAAGAATGAAAAGGGTATTAATTGATTTATGGTTTTCTAATGACTATTATGATATACTAGATTATACAAGTGTTGATTATAAATCTGTATATTCATATGAAAAGCAGtatattcaaaatatgaaaggtcaaccacaaaaccaaaattatcaTAGCCAAGTCCATGTGTCACATAAAGAAAAGGGTTTGAGGGTTGAGAAGAAGCAGCctatttctaaagaaa includes the following:
- the LOC115984166 gene encoding cytochrome P450 714C2-like; amino-acid sequence: MEANPILMAKITVSVVIGGFIVLLMALYNLLVLKPKLLGAKLQRQGIRGPSPSFFFGNIPEMKRIQLQVHSTPKTTATKEYDHPDAIAHDWPSTLFPYLEQWRNKYGPIFLYSSGNIQLLCITDPEMVKEISLCTSLNLGKPSYLSKDRGPLLGQGILSSNGAIWAHQRKIIAPELYIDRVKGMVNLMVDSTTSMLRSWESRIENEGGIADIKINEDLRSLSADIISRACFGSNYSQGEEIFLKLNTLQGIMSKGNVGVPGFRFLPSKNNRAMWKLEEEINSMILKVVKQRTEASYEKDLLQMILEGAKSNNDYYGPCDKFIVDNCKNIYFAGYETTAITASWSLMLLAAHPEWQARACAEVLEIVGDSLPDVDMLRNMKTLTMVIQETLRLYPPAAFVNREALEDITFKDMMIPKGINIQIPIPILQQHYDLWGPDAHKFNPERFAHGIVGACKTPQAYMPFGVGSRVCAGQHFAMTELKVILSLILSKFCFSLSPAYQHSPAFRLVIAPEHGVPLRVRTA